The genomic interval GTTTAATGTAGTATTATTATAGGTTATGCAGTTCGTAATCAGCACTGCACAGACTTTATTAACTGCATATTGTATATTGTACTAAAAAACTTATAGCTTCTGAACGACAACAAAGATATTAATTGCTTTATGGTAACAAGATTGTAATTTGATTGTTGTAGTTTCATTGAAATTTGGGAATTCAACTATCAATTGTAGCTTAATAGTTCTTTGAGTGTAATTATCCACAATTAGTAATAGTATTTTTGGGTATTATTTTGCTCTCACATTACTTGAGTTTAATGTAGTATTATTATAGGTTATGCAGTTCGTAATCAGCATTGCACTGACTTTATTAACTGCATATTGTATATTGTACTAAAAAAACTTATAGCTTGATGCAGTCCATACTTGCTACTTAATATGATATTGTATATAAGTAACTGAATGTGTTTCATATTTTGTATTTGCAGGAAGAGGCAAAGGAAGAAAGTGACGATGACATGGGCTTTAGTTTGTTTGATTAggtttttctttttagtttgtCAATCCAGACTTGTACTCCTTTCCAGGAGTATTTTTTGGAGAcacttgttttgttttataaattgtttatctaagTAAGTCTCagcaccctaaaccctaaaccctaaaccattcACCTTTCACCATTCGTCATTCACCATTCACCATTCACCATTCAcattcatataataaaatagagttttcaaataaagtaatacacACACgtggtgtatatatatataaatatatataaaccatGTGTGTAGATATATATATCACgtgatatacatatatatatatatatatatatatatatctaccCACGTCGACGTGATATATGGAGCAGCTCGCGATCAAATCTATACGCAGCCATGAGTGCCGGCGAGTTAGCATGCATCTACTCCATCTTGATGCTCCACAATGACGGAATCGCAATCACCGTTAGTTTATTATCTTCCATTTAATCATCTTTCTAATTTACCAAATTCATTTTCAGATCTCAAATttctttgcttttttttttttaggcgGAGAAGATTAACACTATCTTGAAGGCTGCTGGCGTCACTGTCGAATCATACTGGCCAAGCTTATTCGCCAAACTTGCTCAGAATAAGAGCATTGACGATCTCGTTTTGAACGTTGGCGCTGCCGGTGGTGCCGCTGTTGCCGTATCTGCTCTTGCCGCTGCTGCTGCTGGTGGAGCCGCTGCAGCTGCCGCAGCTGCCGCCGAGGCCAAGAAGGTACTGTTAGTAATGCTTTATATTAGGTTTCTGTCTTAAGGGTTATATTTAgtaatgatatattattgattGATGTTTTAACCTAATACTATTGAAACTTCAATTGTAAATTGAAATTTGTGTACATTTTCTAGTTTGGATGATCATTTCATAGAGGATTTGTTGAATGTAGTGTTAAATGTATACCTCGATGTTCAACAGATTAGACAATAATTAGTcgggtttaattttttttaatgcggGTAGACTGTAACCCTTTTAGATGTATAAAGACATGAAATAGACTTAATAGTTTTTTAGAACACATAAAACAGATTATTTGTGCttgctgtattttttttatacttgtcACTTTTATTTACCGAGTCCTGTTTTGGGTTTCTTTGAGCCCAGTTCGGAATATTTATATGTAAACCTACtgttaaattttgtaatttcgCTGTCTGAATGACAACAAAGATATTAATTGCTTTATGGTAACAAGATTGTAATTTGATTGTTGTAGTTTCATTGAAATTTGGGAATTCAACTATCAATTGTAGCTTAATAGTTCTTTGAGTGTAATTATCCACAATTAGTA from Cicer arietinum cultivar CDC Frontier isolate Library 1 unplaced genomic scaffold, Cicar.CDCFrontier_v2.0 Ca_scaffold_550_v2.0, whole genome shotgun sequence carries:
- the LOC101488410 gene encoding large ribosomal subunit protein P1-like, producing MSAGELACIYSILMLHNDGIAITAEKINTILKAAGVTVESYWPSLFAKLAQNKSIDDLVLNVGAAGGAAVAVSALAAAAAGGAAAAAAAAAEAKKEEAKEESDDDMGFSLFD